The Brachyspira aalborgi genome has a segment encoding these proteins:
- the fabD gene encoding ACP S-malonyltransferase, producing MSNIAFLFPGQGSQTAGMGKSLYDNIAESKEIFDKAANILSDIDIKALCFEGTEEDLKKTENTQPALVTVGIAVYKALESKNIKGDFFAGHSLGEITALCAADYITFEDAVKIARERGLLMAKAGSDAPYGMAAVLGLNYEGVVKCMPENKEVVAANYNLKDQIVISGLSKAIEDITPKIQEAGAKRVMPLKVSGAFHSPFMKPAADSLKEFLENIKFNNSKNKVFSNVTAEIHSFDSIKENLYKQMFSTVKWFDSMINMQKLGITKIYECGPGKVLTGMSKKIAPDIEAVSVFDIDSLNSAVNN from the coding sequence ATGTCAAATATAGCTTTTTTATTTCCAGGACAAGGCTCTCAAACTGCGGGAATGGGAAAATCTTTATACGATAATATTGCAGAATCAAAAGAAATTTTCGATAAAGCTGCAAATATTTTAAGCGATATAGATATTAAGGCTTTATGTTTTGAAGGAACGGAAGAAGATTTAAAGAAAACGGAAAATACTCAACCCGCTTTGGTTACGGTTGGAATTGCAGTTTATAAGGCTTTAGAGTCCAAAAATATAAAAGGCGATTTTTTCGCTGGGCATAGTTTAGGCGAGATTACAGCGTTATGCGCTGCAGATTATATAACTTTTGAAGACGCCGTAAAAATTGCGAGAGAGAGAGGACTTCTTATGGCAAAGGCTGGCTCTGACGCTCCTTATGGAATGGCTGCCGTTTTAGGATTAAATTACGAGGGTGTAGTTAAATGTATGCCTGAAAATAAAGAGGTTGTAGCCGCTAATTATAATTTGAAAGACCAAATTGTTATATCTGGTTTATCGAAAGCTATCGAAGATATAACTCCGAAAATTCAAGAGGCGGGAGCAAAAAGAGTAATGCCTTTAAAAGTATCGGGCGCTTTTCACTCTCCTTTTATGAAACCTGCAGCCGACAGTTTAAAAGAATTTTTAGAAAATATAAAATTTAATAATTCTAAAAATAAAGTTTTTTCAAATGTCACAGCCGAAATTCATTCTTTTGATTCTATAAAAGAAAATTTATATAAGCAAATGTTTTCTACAGTTAAATGGTTTGACAGTATGATTAATATGCAAAAATTGGGAATAACTAAAATATACGAATGCGGACCTGGTAAAGTATTAACGGGAATGAGTAAAAAAATCGCTCCCGATATTGAAGCGGTTTCAGTTTTCGATATTGATTCTTTAAACTCTGCGGTAAATAATTAA
- a CDS encoding chemotaxis protein CheX yields the protein MFDLDVVNAFSKGTVIILKSYFNSKVLKGDVRIYRNANHVGGVIVFIGITGDLSGRLMFNMSKSTAFKLASALNSESITIIDDIFVSTIKEFVNMVAGSAINDLYTKHIDLDMTPPAILMSEQIAMLEKENDKILSINYKTEFGDIFMNLILFNQSKS from the coding sequence ATGTTTGATTTAGATGTTGTAAACGCTTTCAGCAAAGGCACTGTGATAATATTGAAAAGTTATTTTAATTCAAAAGTGCTTAAAGGCGATGTGAGAATATATAGAAACGCTAATCATGTCGGCGGAGTTATAGTTTTTATAGGAATTACAGGAGATTTAAGCGGAAGATTAATGTTTAATATGAGCAAATCAACCGCTTTCAAATTAGCATCCGCTCTCAATTCCGAGTCGATTACGATTATAGACGATATATTTGTTTCAACGATAAAAGAATTTGTAAATATGGTTGCGGGAAGCGCTATAAACGATTTATACACAAAACATATTGATTTGGATATGACTCCTCCAGCTATTCTTATGAGCGAGCAGATAGCTATGCTTGAAAAAGAAAATGATAAAATACTTTCGATTAATTATAAAACCGAATTCGGCGATATATTTATGAATCTAATTTTATTTAATCAATCGAAATCTTAA